A region of the Desulfomicrobium apsheronum genome:
AAGATTGATGATCTGCCCCACCCTCCACCGAAACCTTGCGGAGCACCTTCAATCCACTCCCGCTCTCTGTGACCCAGTCGAATACCCGCAACATGCATATGAGCTAAAATCGAGGCGCCTTGCTGCATCGTGTCATTGCTGTTATGGTAAGTGCGTTCAAAAGCAAATTGTCAAAAAAATCGCCAAATTCTCCATACATGGGGCGGGAAGTACCGAGTGCTTGCCCCCCTGTTCAATCTGAATTTCACTTGACACATCCGCTACAAATTCCATTTGGCCCAACTTCATGGTGTGTCACAAGGAGATATTCCAGGATGAAAGACATGAAACACGAAGAACACCACGGTCACGGCAATATGCATGGGCACCCTGAAAACGGCCATGCCTCTCACCATGAACACATGCTCGGGGATTTTCAGCGACGGTTTTTTGTCTCCCTTGTGTTGACGCTGCCCATCATATGGCTGTCTCCCATGCTGCGCGGACTGTTCGGGCTGGGTGAACCAGCCGTCCCCAATCAGATGCTGATTCTTTTCGTTTTTTCCACGGGCATCTTTTTCTATGGCGGCTGGCCTTTCCTGAAGGGGCTGGTCGAAGAACTCTCCGAAAAAAGACCGGGAATGATGACCCTGATCGCGCTGGCGATCAGCGTTGCTTACGGCTACTCCAGCCTCGTAGCCTTCGGATTGCCCGGCAGGGTCTTCTTTTGGGAGCTTGCCAGCCTTATCGACATCATGCTGCTGGGACACTGGATTGAAATGCGGTCCATCACGAACGCATCCGGAGCAATGGAGGAGCTTGCCAAACTCATTCCCGGCGAAGCCCACAGAATCAACGAAGACGGCTCGATTGAAGACATAAAGGCCGATCAGCTCCAGCCCGGCGACAAAATCCGCGTCAAACCCGGAGAAAAAATCCCGGCTGACGGCAAGATCAGTGAAGGCTCCTCGAGCGTCAACGAAGCCATGCTCACCGGAGAATCCAATCCCGTTGAAAAAGGCCCTGGAGACGAGGTCATCGGCGGTGCTGTCAATGGTGACGGCTCGTTGACCGTTCAGGTGGGCAAGACCGGTGAGAACTCCTTCGTCAGCCAGGTCATGGCCCTGGTGAAAGAGGCGCAGGAAAGCAAATCCAAGGCCCAGGGGGTGGCGGACAAAGCTGCTGCATGGCTTACCTACATTGCCCTCGGCGCGGGTCTTCTGACCATGCTGTTCTGGCTGTTTGTCTCCGGTCGCGAGTTTGTCTTCTCGTTGGAGAGGACGGTGACGGTCATGATCATAACCTGCCCCCACGCACTGGGCCTGGCCATCCCGCTGGTCGTGGCAACAACCACGGCAATAGCCGCCAAGCATGGCTTCTTCATCCGGAACAGGACTCCTTTTGAACAGGCGAGAAAACTGCAGGCGGTTCTTTTCGACAAGACGGGCACGCTGACAAAAGGCGAATTCGCAGTGAGCGACGTCGTCCTTTTTTCTCAGGATGTTGACAGAGACAGCCTCCTAAACAGGGCTGCGGCTGTGGAAGCCCATTCGGAGCATCCCATCGCGCGCGCTGTTTCCGGGGCGGCGGAAAACCCGGAACAATCCGCTGACTTCAGGAATATCCCGGGCAAAGGCGCAGAGGCGACAGTCGACGGTGCGAACATAAAGGTCGTCAGCCGCAAGTACGTTGAAGAACAAGGGCTTGAATACGATTCTTCAGCTGTCGAGAGCATTTCCAGCCAGGGAAAAACCCTGGTTTTCGTTCTTGTGGACGACAGGCCCATGGGATGCATCGCATTGGACGATGTCGTTCGCGAGGAATCCAAAGAAGCCATCTCCCAGCTCCGAAGCATGGGGCTGCGGGTCATGATGATCACCGGCGACAACCAAACCGTGGCGGACAGAGTCGCCAAGGAGCTTGGGATCACCGAGTACTTCGCGGAGGTGCTCCCCGACAAAAAAGCGGACAAAGTGCGGGAGGTGCAGCAACGAGGGATGATGTGCGCCATGACAGGTGACGGGGTGAACGACGCCCCCGCGCTCGCGCAGGCGGATGTCGGCATCGCCATTGGTGCCGGGACGGATGTCGCCCAGGAGACTGCGGACATCGTGCTGGTCAAGTCCAACCCCATGGATGTCGTCAAGGTCATAGCC
Encoded here:
- a CDS encoding copper-translocating P-type ATPase codes for the protein MKHEEHHGHGNMHGHPENGHASHHEHMLGDFQRRFFVSLVLTLPIIWLSPMLRGLFGLGEPAVPNQMLILFVFSTGIFFYGGWPFLKGLVEELSEKRPGMMTLIALAISVAYGYSSLVAFGLPGRVFFWELASLIDIMLLGHWIEMRSITNASGAMEELAKLIPGEAHRINEDGSIEDIKADQLQPGDKIRVKPGEKIPADGKISEGSSSVNEAMLTGESNPVEKGPGDEVIGGAVNGDGSLTVQVGKTGENSFVSQVMALVKEAQESKSKAQGVADKAAAWLTYIALGAGLLTMLFWLFVSGREFVFSLERTVTVMIITCPHALGLAIPLVVATTTAIAAKHGFFIRNRTPFEQARKLQAVLFDKTGTLTKGEFAVSDVVLFSQDVDRDSLLNRAAAVEAHSEHPIARAVSGAAENPEQSADFRNIPGKGAEATVDGANIKVVSRKYVEEQGLEYDSSAVESISSQGKTLVFVLVDDRPMGCIALDDVVREESKEAISQLRSMGLRVMMITGDNQTVADRVAKELGITEYFAEVLPDKKADKVREVQQRGMMCAMTGDGVNDAPALAQADVGIAIGAGTDVAQETADIVLVKSNPMDVVKVIALSRATHRKTIQNLFWATGYNAFAIPLAAGILYKWGFLLSPAAGAILMSLSTVIVAINAKLMKLPDGA